CCACCCGGCGGCGCACTCTGCGCGGCGCCGGGCGAGAGCGACGGAGCTGACACATTGGGTATCACCCGGTCCCTCTTCCGCCGCTTCGTGCCGTCCTCCATCCGCAGGCGCCTGACGCGGCTGGCGGTCCACCCTCCGGTTGGCTCGGTCGACTTCGGCGACCTTCGGGTGACGCGGCCGATCAGCACCAACTGGGGGTATGACAGAGGCACGCCGATCGACCGCCACTACATTGAGCGCTTCCTGGAGGCCCACGCCCGCGACATTCGCGGACGCGCCCTCGAGGTGAAGGACGACACGTACGTGAGTCGATTCGGCGTCGCGGTGGAAAGCGTGGACACGCTGCTACCGCACCGCGAGGGGAGCGCCACGGTCGTCGCTGACCTGACCCGACCCGAGCAGCTACCGGCGGATACGTACGATTGCTTCGTGTGCACCCAGGTTCTCCAGTTCATCGACGACGTGGCGGCCGCAATAGCGGGGTGCCGGAGGGTCCTCCGTCCGGGCGGAGTCCTGCTCGTCACCGTGCCCGCGATTTCGCGCACCGAAGGAGCTCCCGAGGACTCTTCCGGGGACTACTGGCGCTTCACGCCCCGTTCGGCGGAGCGTCTGTTCGGCGCCGACTTCGGCCCGGACGCCGTCCGGGTCAGCCTGTACGGCAACGTGCTGAGCGCCACCGCCTTCCTGCACGGTCTGGCGGCCGAGGAGTTGACGGCCGCGGAGTTGGACCTCGCCGACCCCGAGTTTCCGGTCATTGTGGGAATCCGGGCCCAGGTCGGCCCGGAGTCGGCGAACCCGTGAGGGGTGTCGGCGTGGCGCGGCGATTCCTGCGTCGACGGCTGGACCGTTGGCGGCGAGGGGCCTTCATCCTCCTCTACCATCGAGTCGAGGACGATGGCCCGGATCCGTTCGGGATCCGCGTGACTCCCGCCCGGTTCGAGGAGCAGCTCGCCATGCTGCGCGACCGCTGGACGATCGTGCCCATGGCCGACCTCGTGCGGGCGCTGCGCTCCGGCAGGGACGTGCGTGGGTGGGTGGCCATCACCTTCGATGACGGCTACGAGGACAACCTCAGGTTGGCTCTGCCCGCGCTGCGTGAAGCGGGGCTACCGGCCACGGTTTTCGTCGTGTCCGACGAGCTCGGGCGGCGCTTCTGGTGGGACCGGCTCACCAACCTCTGGGCGACGCGGCGCGGCGCCCCGGACACCGGCGAGTTCTTCGCGCTGCACCGGCGGCTGCGGGGCACCGAGCCGGGAGCCCGCGATCGTGAGCTGGACGCGCTGGCCTCCGAGCCGGCGCTGGCTGGCACGCAAACCGCCTCGGGCCGTCCGCCGCGCGCGATGACCGACTCCGAGGTCGCCGAGCTCGCCGCCAGCGGACTCGTCGAGATCGGAGCACACACGCGCAACCACCCCTTCCTCCCGGACCTGACTCGGGAGCGCCAAGAGCGGGAGATCGGCGGCGCCAAGGTCGTGCTGGAGGAAGTCATCGGCCGACCGGTGCCCGGTATGTCGTACCCGTACGGCGGATTCGACGGCGCCAGCGTGGTTGCCGCCGGGAAAGCCAGCTTCGACTACGCTTGCGCCGCCGCCCCCGGCGTGTGCACAACCGCTTCGCCCCTCCTGAGCCTGCCCCGCGTCACCGCTCTCGACTGGTCGGGGGACGAGCTCGACACCCATCTCCGCGCGCGCGCTCCCGGCTCGGCTCGGCCCGGGAGCCGGCCGTGACGCGGGCGCTCCGCATCGTCCTGCTGACCGAGACCTACGCGCCGCAAGTGGGAGGCGCGGAGACCCAGGCGCGCCTGCTGGCCGAAGGCCTCGCGGCCCGCGGGCACCGGTTGCTGGTCGTGACCCGCCGTACCAGCCGCGACCTGCCCCGCCGCGAGGTTCTGCTCGGCGTGCGCGTACGGCGCGTGGGCCCGGTGGGCTCGCATCACCTGCTCAAGTGGGGCTTGGTTGGCAGCGTCCCGCCGGGCGCGCTGGGCGCCCTGCGAAGCGCCGACGTTCTCTTTGTCTCAGGCCTGAGAGTGCTAGGGATCCCGGTCCGGCTCACGTCCCTTGCCGCGCGCGTCCCTTGCGTGCTCAAATCGGACAATAATGGCGAGCTTTCAGGGGCTTTCTTCGAGCGCGGCCTGCGGAGGCTCCGGTTGCGCACCGACAGCGCCGCCGTGCGCATCGCCATCGCCGCGCGCAACCGGCTGCTCCGTGGGGCCAACGCCTGGGTGGCAATTTCCGAGGACATAGCGACCGAGTACGAGTCTCACGGCGTGCCGGCCCCTCGCATCCACCGCATTCCCAACGGCGTGGATACCGAGCGCTTTCGACCTGCCTCCGAGCAGGACCGCGCCGCGCTGCGTAGGCGGCTCGGCCTCCCCGCAAGGGCACCGGTGGCGATCTACACGGGGCGACTCGTGTCCTACAAGGGGCTGCCCGAGCTACTCGAGGCGTGGCGCTCCGTGCTGCGCCTCCACCCCGATGCGATTCTCCTGCTCGTGGGGCCTGGGGGCCTGGACATCCACAACTGCGAAGCCGAACTCCGCGGATTCGTGGATCTGCACGAGATGGCAGAAAGCGTGCGCTTCACAGGCGTCGTCGACGCGGTAGAGGACTACCTGCGCGCGGCTGACGTCTTCGCGCTGCCGTCGCGCAACGAGGCGTTCGGGTTGTCGCTCGTTGAGGCCATGGCGTGCGGGTTGCCGTGCGTGGCCACCCCGGTGGGGGCCATGAGAGAGATCGTGCGCGACGGGGACAGCGGCCTGTTGGTGCGCGCGGGCGATCCTGAGGCTCTTGCGCGGGCGCTGGCCGACCTGCTGGCGGGCGGGCCGGAGTCCCTGGCAATGGGGGCCAGGGCGGCGGAGTCTGTCCGCGGGCGCTTCGGGGCGAACGCCGTCATCGGGGCCTACGAGGATCTCTTCCGGCGGGTGTCGGCTCGTGTGACGGCGCAGGAGGAGCTTGCGTGAACGTGAAGAAGGCGCCACCGCTTCAGCCGATACTCCCCAACGTGTGGCACGCTGCGAGACGCGCCCGAGTCTACTCGTACCGGCTCCTCCACCGCGACAGGGGTGGCGATCCCGAGCGCGCCGTGGCGATATTCGGTTCGGGGCGAGGCGGTACGACATGGCTCGGAAGCTTGATCGCGAGCGGCCTCGGAGCCCGAATCGTATTCGAACCGTTCCACCCCAGCTGCGTGCCGCGGGGCAGTCGCTTCGGTCTTCATCCGTATCGGCGCCCGGACGAGCCGGACGACGAACTGCTGGACTTCTGCCAAAGGGCTTTCGGCGGCCTGATCAACACCACCTGGGTGAATCGGCAGCCGACAGTGCTCCGCCCCGACGGCCGCGTCGTGAAGTGCGTCAGGGCGAACCTGCTCGTCGGGTGGTTGCGCGAATGGCTACCCGAGGTCCCCAAGGTCATGATCGTGCGACACCCCGCGGCGGTCGTACTCTCGCGGATGGAGGCCGGCTGGAAGTCGTCGATGGACTTCGAGGCGCTGTTGGCTGACGAGCACCTGGTCGAGGATCATCTTCGCGAGCAGGCGGACTGGGCCCGGGCCCTGGCGACGGACGAGGAACGCCACGCTTTCGCGTGGGCCGTGCACCATCTCGTCCCGCTCGCGCGAGGCCTCGGTGACGGGATCGAGTTGGTCTTCTACGAGGATCTCGTGCGCACCCCGGACGACGAGTTGAGGAGGATCTTCAGGGGCATCGGGCGGGCGCCGAGCGGTTCCGAGCGAAACCAGGTATCGACTCCGTCCTTCACGTCTCACGGGGACAGCGCGGTAGTTGCTGGATCCGACAAGCTGCACCGCTGGGAGAGCCGGCTCGGCGCTACGCAAGTGCGGCGAATACTGGACGTGGTTGAGCGCTTTCAGTTGGACTGGCTTTATGGGGCCGGAGTGCTTCCGTCCGATTCGGCCAGACGCCGGCTGGCCTACCCGGGGACGGCGGCGGAGCGCGGGGAAGCTTGAGTTTCGGCAAGCCCGTGGCGGACGACCTGTCGGTGGTCATCCCCACCGTCGGTCGACCGATCCTCCTCGAGTCGTTGCGACGGATCGCCGCCGGCGATGTCCTGCCGAAGGTGGTGGTGGTAGCCGATCAGAGCGGCGGATCCTATCCGTATGAGCAGTGGGTCGAGGAACTCGGTGTCAAGGGACTCACCGTGGATATCGCGGACGATCCCGGCACGGGGCGGTCCTCGGCGCTGAACCGGGGACTCGCTCGGGTGACGGGCCGCTTTGCCGGGATCACCGACGACGACTGCTTCGCCGAGCCCACGTGGATCGCCGCGTTAACGGCGCGCCTTAGGGCCGAGCCGGATGCGATCGTATCCGGCCGGGTAGAGTCGGTCGGAGAGGAGCCGAACGTGGATACCGCTACCTCCGGCGCCGAAAGGCGGGCCACACGACCGTCTCTGACGTTCGACCCGCTGGCCGGCGGCAACGTGGCTTTCTCCCTGGACACGTACCGGCGCGTCGGCCCGTTCGACGAGCATCCGTCGCTGCGGGCGGCCGAGGACGGTGACTGGGCCTACCGGGCGTTGCGGCGCGGAGTGCAGATCGTGTACGCGCCCGAGGTCGCTGTAGCCCACGCGTCGTGGCGCGATGAGGACGAACGCCGGGACCGTTACCGCGCCTACGCGCTGAGTCAGGCCGGCTTTTACGGCAAGCACATTCGGCGCGGAGACGTGTTCATCGCGCTCCGAGCCGGTGTCAATACCGCGCGGGCCGCTCGGCGCTGGGTGCGGGGTGTGGTAGGCCGGGATCCGGAGATGCGCGCGCACGGCTCGGCCTTCATGCGCTACCTGATTCCAGGAGTGCTCGCTGGACTCGGGCGCTCCCCGCGCGACGCATGATCGACAGCTCGCGCGAGCCCGAAGCGACCGCCCCGCCGGCTCCGACTCCCCGAGAGCCGAGCATCGCGGTCATTCTGCTGACCTACGATCAGCCCGACGACCTGTTCGCGTGCCTGGACAGTCTGCTGGCGCTGGAACAGGAGCCGCCCTTCCGCCTTCTGGTCTGGGAGAACGGGACGGGTATCGACACAGCTGGGGAGATGGCGCGCCGGTACCCATCGGCGCGTTACGAGCTTGCCGGTGAAAACCTGGGCGTCGCCGGGGGGCGCAACTCGGCTGCGCGGCTTGCGACCGAGCTCTGGGCCCCGACGCACCTGCTGTTCCTCGACAACGACATGGTGGTCGAGAAGGGCTTCGTTCGGGAGCTTGCCCGCGCCTTCCGGGACGACCCCGCGCTCGCCCAGGCGCAGGCCAAGCTGCGCATGATGACCGAACCGTCGATTCTCAACGACGGCGGCGGTTGCGACGTCCGGTTCTGGCTGGGGCGTACCCGCCCCGTCGGCATCGGCGAGGAGGACCGGGGCCAGTACGACAGCGTGCGTCCCTGCGTAGCGGCGGGCGGCGCTACCCTGACGAGGCGCGCCGTCTTCGAAGCACTGGGCGGCTTCGACACGACGTTCAACCCCTACGGACCCGAGGATCTCGACTTTTCGCTGCGCGTGCGGGAGGCGGGCCACGAATCGCTCTTCGTCCCTACCGCGGTAGCGTACCACAAGTACAACCGCACCTACGTCGGAAAGTCCTATACCGCCGCATATGCTAGGGGCAAGGCGCGCAACTGGTTTCGCCTGATGCGAAGGCACGCTTCAGCTCTGGATTGGCTGGGCTTTCTCGCCATCGGGGCGCCCCTCGGTCTCGCTCGCGCCGGGATCAGGGAGATCCGGCGCGGCAACGCCCGCGCCATCGGCGGGCTACTGAGGGGGGCGTTGGACGCGGTGTGGGGTCGGGTCAGGCCTTGATAGGCAAACGCCGTTCGCTTCAAGTAGAACCTCCTCAGTCGCCGCCACACCGGCCCTCGGCGCAGCCACCAGCGGTCAGCGCGCACCGCGCTGGTGACATCGGGCCGCCGGGGCGTCTGCAACCCGCGCTCTCTCGCTCAATCCGCTGCGGTGGTGCTCGTGCTGGACGCTCCGTGACCGGCTCCCGGTCCAGACGCCTCCTGAACGGCAACCGAATAGCGCGCTGAAACGACCCCCTCACGCGGCGCCCCTCCCCTCGGCAGAGGCGCAACCCCGCCCTCGACCTCGACCTGGAACGCGACGTCGACGGCGTCGATCGCGCGCCCCGCCTCGTCGCCTAGCCAGAGTCCGCCCTGGTAGATGCCCGGCCTCAGGTGCAGCCTCTCCAGAGCAACGCGCACTGTGTTGCGACCGGCCCGGAGCCTCAGGTCTGCGGCGTCCAGGTTGAGCAAGCAGGTGCCGCCGGGAGGAGATAGCGTCAGCGAGAGGCTACGCGCGGTGAGGGGCTCGGAAGCCTCCACGAGGATTTCGAACTCCAGCGGCCTATCGGGGGCAACGCCTCCGTCACCGGGCTTGCCGAACCGGACGGCGCCGAAACGCGCCTGCCCCGAACCGCGCCGCGGCGCCGTATCAAGCTCGATCCACCTGCCCGTCGAGGAGGTGGTGCCATCG
This genomic stretch from Gemmatimonadota bacterium harbors:
- a CDS encoding methyltransferase domain-containing protein, with protein sequence MGITRSLFRRFVPSSIRRRLTRLAVHPPVGSVDFGDLRVTRPISTNWGYDRGTPIDRHYIERFLEAHARDIRGRALEVKDDTYVSRFGVAVESVDTLLPHREGSATVVADLTRPEQLPADTYDCFVCTQVLQFIDDVAAAIAGCRRVLRPGGVLLVTVPAISRTEGAPEDSSGDYWRFTPRSAERLFGADFGPDAVRVSLYGNVLSATAFLHGLAAEELTAAELDLADPEFPVIVGIRAQVGPESANP
- a CDS encoding polysaccharide deacetylase family protein; translation: MRGVGVARRFLRRRLDRWRRGAFILLYHRVEDDGPDPFGIRVTPARFEEQLAMLRDRWTIVPMADLVRALRSGRDVRGWVAITFDDGYEDNLRLALPALREAGLPATVFVVSDELGRRFWWDRLTNLWATRRGAPDTGEFFALHRRLRGTEPGARDRELDALASEPALAGTQTASGRPPRAMTDSEVAELAASGLVEIGAHTRNHPFLPDLTRERQEREIGGAKVVLEEVIGRPVPGMSYPYGGFDGASVVAAGKASFDYACAAAPGVCTTASPLLSLPRVTALDWSGDELDTHLRARAPGSARPGSRP
- a CDS encoding glycosyltransferase family 4 protein — its product is MTRALRIVLLTETYAPQVGGAETQARLLAEGLAARGHRLLVVTRRTSRDLPRREVLLGVRVRRVGPVGSHHLLKWGLVGSVPPGALGALRSADVLFVSGLRVLGIPVRLTSLAARVPCVLKSDNNGELSGAFFERGLRRLRLRTDSAAVRIAIAARNRLLRGANAWVAISEDIATEYESHGVPAPRIHRIPNGVDTERFRPASEQDRAALRRRLGLPARAPVAIYTGRLVSYKGLPELLEAWRSVLRLHPDAILLLVGPGGLDIHNCEAELRGFVDLHEMAESVRFTGVVDAVEDYLRAADVFALPSRNEAFGLSLVEAMACGLPCVATPVGAMREIVRDGDSGLLVRAGDPEALARALADLLAGGPESLAMGARAAESVRGRFGANAVIGAYEDLFRRVSARVTAQEELA
- a CDS encoding sulfotransferase; the encoded protein is MNVKKAPPLQPILPNVWHAARRARVYSYRLLHRDRGGDPERAVAIFGSGRGGTTWLGSLIASGLGARIVFEPFHPSCVPRGSRFGLHPYRRPDEPDDELLDFCQRAFGGLINTTWVNRQPTVLRPDGRVVKCVRANLLVGWLREWLPEVPKVMIVRHPAAVVLSRMEAGWKSSMDFEALLADEHLVEDHLREQADWARALATDEERHAFAWAVHHLVPLARGLGDGIELVFYEDLVRTPDDELRRIFRGIGRAPSGSERNQVSTPSFTSHGDSAVVAGSDKLHRWESRLGATQVRRILDVVERFQLDWLYGAGVLPSDSARRRLAYPGTAAERGEA
- a CDS encoding glycosyltransferase, encoding MSFGKPVADDLSVVIPTVGRPILLESLRRIAAGDVLPKVVVVADQSGGSYPYEQWVEELGVKGLTVDIADDPGTGRSSALNRGLARVTGRFAGITDDDCFAEPTWIAALTARLRAEPDAIVSGRVESVGEEPNVDTATSGAERRATRPSLTFDPLAGGNVAFSLDTYRRVGPFDEHPSLRAAEDGDWAYRALRRGVQIVYAPEVAVAHASWRDEDERRDRYRAYALSQAGFYGKHIRRGDVFIALRAGVNTARAARRWVRGVVGRDPEMRAHGSAFMRYLIPGVLAGLGRSPRDA
- a CDS encoding glycosyltransferase family 2 protein; the encoded protein is MIDSSREPEATAPPAPTPREPSIAVILLTYDQPDDLFACLDSLLALEQEPPFRLLVWENGTGIDTAGEMARRYPSARYELAGENLGVAGGRNSAARLATELWAPTHLLFLDNDMVVEKGFVRELARAFRDDPALAQAQAKLRMMTEPSILNDGGGCDVRFWLGRTRPVGIGEEDRGQYDSVRPCVAAGGATLTRRAVFEALGGFDTTFNPYGPEDLDFSLRVREAGHESLFVPTAVAYHKYNRTYVGKSYTAAYARGKARNWFRLMRRHASALDWLGFLAIGAPLGLARAGIREIRRGNARAIGGLLRGALDAVWGRVRP